The genomic interval CGCCGGCACCGGCGGCAAGGCCAGCCCGGCCGCCGCCCCCAGCATCCACTGCAGCGCGCGGCGCCGATTCATCGCACCGATCCGCGTGTCCCGACCCGGGCAGCCAGGGATGAGGCCTGTGACCTGCCCCGCCCGGGCGACGAGCGCCGCCCGGACATCGTCATCACCCGCGATGCGAACGCCTCAGACCGCATCCGACAGCGAGGTGAAAGTGAAATCGCGCAGCCGCATCGGCGGCAGCATCATCACCATCGACGACTCGTCGCCGCCAACGCGCACCGGCCGGCCGAGCTCGTCGATGTTGTTGAGCATGATCACCGGCGATTCGTTGAAGCGGAAGTTCTTCAGCGGGTACTTGATCTCGCCGTTCTCGATATAGAACGTGCCATCGCGGGTCAACCCGGTCAGCAGCACGGTCTGCGGATCGACCATGCGGATGTACCAGGTGCGGGTGACCAGGATGCCGCGATCGGTGCCGGCGATCAGGTCGGCAGTCGACTTGTCGCCGCCCGACATCAGCAGGTTGCCCGGCCGGCCGACCGCGCGCTTGCCCTGCTGCTGTGCCCAGAAGCGCGAGTAGTCGAGGTTGGCGACCTTGCCGTTCTCGATGATCGCCATCTTCTCGCGCGGCAGACCGTCGTTGTCCCACGGCAGCACCGGTGCCTCCGGGTGCCAGGGGTCGGCGACGATGTTGACGCGTGGGTCGTAGACCTGTTCGCCGAGCTTGTTGCCGCCACCACGCTTGGACAGGAAGCTGCGCCCCTCGTCGGCGGTACGCGCATCGAAGTAGCGCATCATGAACGAGATCAGCCCGGCGGCCGCGGCCGGCTCCAGAATCACGGTGTACTTGCCCGGCTCGAGCGCCTGGGCCTGGGCCGACTCGCTGGCCTTGCGCATCGCCACGCGCACATCGCGGCCGGCGTCGAACGCGCTGGCGTCCTTGAGGTTGCGCCCGACCCAGCCCGAGCCACGGCCGTCCTCGGTGCGCACGGTGCAGGTGTAGTTGAAGTTGGTCGCCTGCTGGTAACCGAAGTTGCCGTTGCTGTTGGCGAAGGCGACGAAGCTGCGGCCGTCGTCGAGGAAGCCGGCGGCCACCAGTTGCTCGGCCCGGCACGGGGCGATCGAATCGGCCGCGACCTGCGCGCGGAACTCGGGGGTGATCGCCGCGGTGGATTCGCTGAACGTCGGGCTGGCGCGGTAGTCCTGCTTGCCGATCGCCGGCAGGAACTCGGGGTTTTCCGGCGCCAGCCGGGCGAGGTCTTCGGCGCGCTTGACCACGTTGCGCAGCGAGGCATCGTCGAAGGCATTGATGCTGGCCGTGCCCACGCGCTTGCCGAAGGCGACCTGCACGCTGAGTTCGGCATTGCTGACGATGCCGCTGGTGGACACGTTGTTGAGCGCGAAGCGGATGTTGCCGTCGATCGAGCCCGACAGGGTGGCGGTGCACTCGTCGGCGGTGGACAGCGCGACGGTCTTCTCGAGCAGTTCGCGAGCCTGGGCTTCGGTGAAGATGGTCATGGTCGGGACTCCTTAGCCGAGCGAACGCGCGGTGTTGATGACGTTGATGCCGTTGAAACGTGCGGTCGCCGAGCCGTGCGAGACCGCCGAGACCTGGCCGGGCTGGCCCTTGCCGTCGAAGAACGAACCGCCGAGGCGGTAGTCGCGTTCGTCGCAGACCGCGACGCAGGCGTTCCAGAACTCCGGCGTGCGGATCTGGTAAGCCACGTCCTCGATCATGCCGGCGATCTTGCCGTTGCGGATCTCGTAGAACAGCTGACCGCCGAACTGGGCGTTATAGCGCTGCTGGTCGATCGAGAACGAGCCGTCGCCGACGATGTAGATGCCGTTCTCCACATCGCCGATCATCTGCTCCACGCTCAGCGGCGTGCGGCCGGCGGCCAGCGAGACGTTGGGCATGCGCTGGAACTGCACGCTGGACCAGGCGTCGGCATAGCTGCAGCCGTCGGACTCGGTCTTGCCCAGGATGTGCGCCTGGTCGCGCGTGGCCTGGTAGTCGACCAGCTTGCCGGCGTCGATCAGGTTCCAGCGCTTGGTCGCCACACCTTCGTCGTCGAACGCCACTGCGCCCAGGCTCCCGGGCTGGGTCTTGTCGGCGAACACGGTCACCTGGTCGCTGCCGTACTGGAAGCGCTGCTCGCGCTTGTCGAGCGTGGCGAAGCTGGTGCCGGCGTAGTTGGCCTCGTAGCCGAGCACGCGGTCGAGTTCAAGCGGATGGCCGATCGACTCGTGGATGGTCAGCCAGGTGTGCGAGGGGTCGAGCACCAGGTCGTAGCGACCGGGCTTGACCGATGGCGCGCGCAGCTTCTCCTGCGCCTGGCGCGCCGCGGCGATCGCGTCCTCGCGCATGTCGTAGGAGGTGCTGTAGTTGACCACGCCGTTGGGCGAGACGACCTTGCCCGCGGACGCGCCATCGAGGTACTCGAAGCCCATGCCCATCGGCGCCGACAGACCATCGCGGGTGCGGAACTTGCCGCTGGCCTTGTCGATCGCGGTCACCGTCATCGGCGCCCAGATCCGGTGCACGTCCTGGTCGATGTAGGACCCGTCGGTGCTGGCGAAGTACTTCTGCTCGTTGACCAGGAACAGCGTGGAGTTCACGAAGCTGGCACCGGCTGACAGCGCCGCGGCATTGACGCCCAGCAGCAGGTCCACCTTGTCCTTGACCGGTACCTCCATGCCGTTGCGCGCGATCGGCGTGCGCCAGGCGACCTCGCCCACGCCCTT from Luteimonas sp. S4-F44 carries:
- a CDS encoding TldD/PmbA family protein, whose translation is MHRRDFLALAGVGAGGLLLPAVFGKVIAAEQLLSALDVGFKKRLADAGLNAATAAGASYCDVRVGRYLRQFVMTREDKVQNVVSTESTGVGVRVVAGGAWGFAATNSLTEQGVAEAARQAVAIAQANAKVQTAPVQLAPVKGVGEVAWRTPIARNGMEVPVKDKVDLLLGVNAAALSAGASFVNSTLFLVNEQKYFASTDGSYIDQDVHRIWAPMTVTAIDKASGKFRTRDGLSAPMGMGFEYLDGASAGKVVSPNGVVNYSTSYDMREDAIAAARQAQEKLRAPSVKPGRYDLVLDPSHTWLTIHESIGHPLELDRVLGYEANYAGTSFATLDKREQRFQYGSDQVTVFADKTQPGSLGAVAFDDEGVATKRWNLIDAGKLVDYQATRDQAHILGKTESDGCSYADAWSSVQFQRMPNVSLAAGRTPLSVEQMIGDVENGIYIVGDGSFSIDQQRYNAQFGGQLFYEIRNGKIAGMIEDVAYQIRTPEFWNACVAVCDERDYRLGGSFFDGKGQPGQVSAVSHGSATARFNGINVINTARSLG
- a CDS encoding TldD/PmbA family protein; translation: MTIFTEAQARELLEKTVALSTADECTATLSGSIDGNIRFALNNVSTSGIVSNAELSVQVAFGKRVGTASINAFDDASLRNVVKRAEDLARLAPENPEFLPAIGKQDYRASPTFSESTAAITPEFRAQVAADSIAPCRAEQLVAAGFLDDGRSFVAFANSNGNFGYQQATNFNYTCTVRTEDGRGSGWVGRNLKDASAFDAGRDVRVAMRKASESAQAQALEPGKYTVILEPAAAAGLISFMMRYFDARTADEGRSFLSKRGGGNKLGEQVYDPRVNIVADPWHPEAPVLPWDNDGLPREKMAIIENGKVANLDYSRFWAQQQGKRAVGRPGNLLMSGGDKSTADLIAGTDRGILVTRTWYIRMVDPQTVLLTGLTRDGTFYIENGEIKYPLKNFRFNESPVIMLNNIDELGRPVRVGGDESSMVMMLPPMRLRDFTFTSLSDAV